The window CGATGATGTACTCGATGCGAGTGTGCGTCACCGTGCCGAAGGCGCCATAGGCGTTGGCGAGCTGCCAGCGGTTGAAGCTCGCGTTCATCAGCTGCCGGCGGGCCATCAGATTGCGCGCCGGCCACCAGCTGAGCACGACATACAGCGCGAACACCGCGCCGGTGATGAGTGTCCAATACAGCGGGATCGGCCCGCCTCCTGAAGAGAGGCGGGGGATGCCGTAGCCCGAGAAAGCGATCACGATAGTGGCCCAGTTGAGCCAGGCGAAATTTCCGGTGAGCACGAGCCAGAGCTGCGTGGCGATGACCAGGGTCGCGGCCACGGCACCGATGATCGCGGGAATCGGCGAGTCGACCCACAGCCCCACGGCCGGCGCGAACAAGAACCAGGGCACGATCAGTTGGGCGAAATGGTTGCCGAGCACCTCGCCGCGATGAAACCAGGCGGGCAGCAGATGGGCCTGCCGGCTGAGCGGTCCGGGCATCGGCTGTGTCTCGTGGTGGTACATCAGCGCCGTGAGGTCGCGCCATTCGCGGCCACCGCGGATCTTGATCATGCCGGCCCCGAATTCGAGCCGGAACACCAGCCACCAGAACAGCACGATCACTACGACCGGCGGGCTCTGGTCGCGTGAGCCGAGGAACGCCGCGAGAAACCCGGCCTCGAGCAGCAGCATCTCCCAGCCGAATCCATAGAAGGTCTGGCCGATCGACACGATCGACATGTAGCCCAGCCACAGCGCGAGAAAGCAGAGCATCGGCACCCAGGGCGGGCCCAGCTGCGGAATGCCGACCACCAGCACCGCGCCCACGACCATGCCGCCCCCGCACAGTGCCCGCAGCCGCCGATCGGTGTAGCGCCAGCGACGGAACACCGTCGGGCGAAGCAGGTGTGCGCGTCGCGGCGTGCGCCGTTCGCGCTCGGACGATGCCGCCCACGCGAGCAAGCGGGGCGCGGGCAGCAGTCCGTGCTCGCCCAGCAGGGCGGGAAACTGGTTGCGGCTGGATAGAAACGCAATCACGAACAACGCCGCGATGCCACGCTGGAGCACTTCGCGTGCGAACGCGAAGTCCACCGCCGCGAAGCCGTCCATCTCAGCCTTGTCTGCTGCGTTCGGCGTTCAAAACTCCGCCGATCCGTGCCG is drawn from Microbacterium protaetiae and contains these coding sequences:
- a CDS encoding lipase maturation factor family protein, whose protein sequence is MDGFAAVDFAFAREVLQRGIAALFVIAFLSSRNQFPALLGEHGLLPAPRLLAWAASSERERRTPRRAHLLRPTVFRRWRYTDRRLRALCGGGMVVGAVLVVGIPQLGPPWVPMLCFLALWLGYMSIVSIGQTFYGFGWEMLLLEAGFLAAFLGSRDQSPPVVVIVLFWWLVFRLEFGAGMIKIRGGREWRDLTALMYHHETQPMPGPLSRQAHLLPAWFHRGEVLGNHFAQLIVPWFLFAPAVGLWVDSPIPAIIGAVAATLVIATQLWLVLTGNFAWLNWATIVIAFSGYGIPRLSSGGGPIPLYWTLITGAVFALYVVLSWWPARNLMARRQLMNASFNRWQLANAYGAFGTVTHTRIEYIIEGTRDLDAGTATWTEYVFKGKPGPLRRVPRQFAPYHLRLDWLMWFLPLGRSLEGWFEQLLIMLLRSDAATLRLLAADPFDGASPRWVRVVSYRYRFATRAEYRETGQRWMRDRRQVLVRPVSLDSLR